The DNA segment GGCGAGAGGGTATCGTCGGCGCTCAGCATGAGCGCGACGACGCCCGCGGTGTACGGCGTCGACGCCGAAGTGCCGTAGAAGCTATCGTACACCGAAGTCGTCACACCGTCGGGCGCCACCACGTCGGGCTTGATACGGCCGTCGATGGTCGGCCCGCGCGAGGAGAACGATTCCAACACGTTGTCGGAGTAGTGGGTCGCCCCGACCGCGATGACGTTCCGACCGGTCGCTGGAACCGTGACGGTCCGGGCGCGGGTCGCGAATTCGGGGTCGCCGCTGGACCGGAAGAAGGCGTCGAAGTCGGCGGTGCCGTTGGCGTCGTACGATTCGATTCGGAGGTAGGCGCGCTCGCCGTCGGAGACGTAAGTCTGAACGCGTTCGGTCGGGGCGGCCGTGCCGTCCTGCACGTTCGTCGACTGGTCGAGAATTGACCCGCTCCCGTCGACGAGGTACACGTCGTAGTCCTCGTGGCTCTTCGGCCAATCGTTCCAACTCACGTAGACGCTGACCGAACCGCTACCGTCGGCCGGGGTCACCTCCATCCGATTCTTCCCGTCCCGAAAGTCGAGGGAGCCATCGGCGTCCGCGTCCCGCCACGTCCCGTTCCAGTGGCTCCCCTCGCCGTCGTTCCCGGCGGAGCTGAGCCAGGTCGTTCCGTTCGCGACGGAGGCGTTGATGCGGTCGTTCATCGGCCCCGTCCCGTCGAGCGGGCCGGCGTTGTACCAACTGAGCGACATCGTGACCACGTCGGTATCGGTGTTGGCCTCCAGCCAATCGATGGCCTCGTAGAATTCGACGCCGGTGCCGACCTTGACTGCGATTATCGAGGCGTTGGGCGCCGTATCGGCGACTAGTTCGGCGGTCGCGGTGCCGTGTTCGCCCGACCGGTTGCTCATCCGACGCGGGTCGGGCGAACTGAAGTTCCGCCAGTCCACGAGGTGGTCGGCTATCTCGGGGTTGGTCACGTCGAAACCGGTGTCGATGACCGCGACGGTGACGCCGTCCCCGGAGACGCCCGCGTCATGGACGGCACCGACGTCCATGTTCGAGAGCCCTTCGCCGACGATTTCGTTCGTATCCGGGCGGCGGGGCTTCCGGACGAACGAGACGGCCGGCGACTCCGCGAATGCGGAGACGGCCGCCTTCGGGACTCGCGCCTGTACGAGGGCGCCGTGGCGCGCCTGCACGTTTCCGCCGTTCTCGCCGACCAGTCCGGCGACGGCGTCTCCCCGGCCGGACTTCGCCTCCACGACGACCCGCACGAACTCGGGGCCGGTTCGACCGTCGGCGTCAGGGGTAGACGCCGAGACGGCCTCCGAAACCGCCGAGGAGAGCTTCGGGTTCGTCGGTTTCCCGGCGGCCGCCCGATTCTGGGACTCGGTCGTGGTCGCGGCAGTTTCGTTCGTCGTCGCGGTCGTAGCCGTCGCCCTCTCGTTGTCGGGGACGGTCGTCGCAGTCGTCACTGCGGTCGTGGTGTCGTTCCCGGAGACGTCGCCCGTCGTGCCGTCGTTGGCGACCGAGAGCGCACTCGCCGGGATGGCCGCGGTCATCGTCGAGACGACCACGAGCAACGCGAGCGCGAGCGCCGAGAGGCGGTCGCGGTCGTTCACGGGTTCACCCCCGTTTCGTCGGTGCTACCATCGTCGGCCGCGGGTCGGGCGGGCGCGCGGACGCGACTCACGTTCGCGTCGGCCGCGAGCGCCACGAGGTCCTCGAGTTCGACGAACGCCTGTGCGAAATCGTCGTGCGACGCGGTGACGGTGGCGTCGTAGTCGGCGGGAAACGCGCGGTCGTCGCGCAACTCCGCGACGACCGCGACGCGACCGTCGCGAGTTCGGAGTCCGTGAGCCTCCGCGTAGGCGCGTCGGTCGTCGGTACGGAGATAGCCCGCGAGCGTCGCGCCGAGCGACGACGTACCCGCCGAATCAGGGGTGGTCGAGGTTTCGGCCGCGTAGTCGGCCGTCGTCCGGTCGTCCGACGGAGTCACCGTCGGCGGCTTCTCCGACGCTGTCGGCGAGTCACCGGACACTGGTGATCCACCGAGACAGCCCGCACAGACGACGAGCAGTCCGAGTGCGATCGATTCACCTCGAACGGATTTCGACCGATTATCATCAGAGATAATTGATAATAATCCATTCATTATCTAGAGCCATAAATCAAAAGATGATAAATTTTTTCGTATCGTCAACTTCGGGTCGTGGCGAACGATGATAGGAAAGCAGCGAATCTCGCAGAGAGGGGACGACGCTCCGAGATAGCGACCGAGAACCCAGCAGTCGTTTGGTTTCCCTCGCGACTACCGGGAACGAACGTGCGTTAACGACGCGGGCCGCGCCGCGTTCGAGTAGTGCCAGCCGACAGAAAAGGGCCGAACGGTTCGAAGTGGGCGTGGTGTCTCGTCAGGAGTCCTCGTCCATAATCGGCTTGCCGTCCTCGGTCGGCGGCGCGATGTGGTCGACGAACTCGTCGATGCCGGGGTCCTCGACGCGCACTCGGACGTGGATGTCGCCGAGTTCGTCGGGGTTGCCCACCGCGAAGTTGACCACGCCCTCGAAGGCGGCCTGCTTCTTCAGGTCGAACGAGAAGGTGTCGCCGCGCCGCTCGGCGAAGAACTCTCCGCGAGCGGTGTCCAGGATCTCCTGGCGGTGGAG comes from the Halorussus vallis genome and includes:
- a CDS encoding RNA-binding domain-containing protein, with the protein product MIYSVDVEITAPVSDTELTDRVADAVTNIFPGADVEERRGEVVAEVHALDHFSELLHRQEILDTARGEFFAERRGDTFSFDLKKQAAFEGVVNFAVGNPDELGDIHVRVRVEDPGIDEFVDHIAPPTEDGKPIMDEDS